From Diaminobutyricibacter sp. McL0608, one genomic window encodes:
- a CDS encoding GNAT family N-acetyltransferase: MVEVRVADAHELDPASVRALYEAVGWSVYTKDPETLGRALAGSDALVAAVDGAELVGLARAVTDGATILYLQDVLVRPDHQRLGLGRSLVTALLDRYPGVRQKVLLTDDEAAQKAFYESLGFGDIREAHDGVLHAFVRFD; the protein is encoded by the coding sequence ATGGTCGAGGTGCGGGTCGCGGATGCGCACGAGCTGGATCCGGCGTCGGTCCGCGCACTCTACGAGGCGGTCGGGTGGAGTGTGTACACGAAGGATCCGGAGACGCTGGGGCGTGCGCTCGCCGGGTCGGATGCGCTGGTCGCCGCGGTGGACGGGGCCGAACTCGTGGGACTCGCGCGTGCGGTGACCGACGGGGCGACCATCCTGTATCTGCAGGATGTGCTCGTGCGTCCGGATCACCAGCGGCTCGGGCTGGGGCGCTCGCTCGTCACTGCACTGCTGGACCGCTACCCCGGCGTTCGACAGAAGGTGCTGCTCACCGACGACGAGGCCGCTCAGAAGGCGTTCTACGAGTCGCTGGGTTTCGGCGACATCCGGGAAGCGCACGACGGCGTGCTCCACGCGTTCGTCCGGTTCGACTAA